One window from the genome of Jiangella alba encodes:
- a CDS encoding MMPL family transporter: MASTRRRLAPLVCGRRTKWVVLAFWVIVLAVGFPLSAKLTGAQENDTASWLPGSAESTQVFEVQQDAFQTGEELPAIVVYERTGGITPDDQATAAADAQAFADVEHVSGDVVGPIPSEDGEALQVVVPIDPGDGGWFALGDAVDEMNDIVSDAPDGLNAYVAGPAGVSADFADAFEGIDGTLLYAAMGVVIVILLISYRSPALWIIPVFSAFTALTAAQAVVYLLAEYADVTVNGQTAGILLVLVFGASTDYALLLIARYREELRRHEDRHEAMAFALHRAGPAIVASAATVAVGMLCLLAAEMNSTRGMGPVLAIGIAIGLAAMMTLLPALLVITGRWVFWPLKPRFGSAEPTERGFWAKMGRGIARRPRTVWIGTSLALGALALGLLGLNTGVIENKDAFVDRPASITGEEALARHFPAGTGSPVIVVADAPAADDVRQAFQDTDGIAEVAEPVPLGDLVYMEGTLEAAPDSPAAQDTVEAVRDSVHAVPDANALVGGNTAIALDAQNAASRDSVVIMPLVLAAVFVILMILLRAFVAPLILIATVVLSFAAALGLSSLIFEHVLGFAGADTAFPLFVFVFLVALGIDYNIFLMTRVHEEARQHGTRRGALIGLAATGGVITSAGLVLAGTFAVLATLPVVAFAEIGITVALGVLLDTLIVRSILVTALNLDIGRFMWWPSGLYRRSEPPAALVAREPADVTETPRPVR, from the coding sequence ATGGCCAGTACTCGACGCCGCCTCGCGCCGCTCGTCTGCGGCCGGCGCACCAAGTGGGTCGTCCTGGCGTTCTGGGTCATCGTGCTGGCCGTCGGGTTCCCGCTGTCGGCGAAGCTGACCGGCGCGCAGGAGAACGACACCGCGTCGTGGCTGCCCGGCTCGGCGGAGTCGACGCAGGTGTTCGAGGTGCAGCAGGACGCCTTCCAGACCGGCGAGGAACTTCCGGCCATCGTCGTCTACGAGCGGACCGGCGGCATCACGCCCGACGACCAGGCGACGGCCGCCGCCGACGCCCAGGCCTTCGCGGACGTCGAGCACGTCAGCGGCGACGTCGTCGGGCCGATCCCGTCCGAGGACGGTGAGGCGCTGCAGGTCGTCGTGCCGATCGATCCCGGTGACGGCGGCTGGTTCGCGCTCGGCGACGCCGTCGACGAGATGAACGACATCGTCAGCGACGCGCCCGACGGACTGAACGCGTACGTCGCCGGTCCGGCCGGCGTCTCCGCCGACTTCGCCGACGCGTTCGAGGGCATCGACGGCACGCTGCTCTACGCCGCGATGGGCGTCGTCATCGTCATCCTGCTGATCTCCTACCGCAGCCCGGCGCTCTGGATCATCCCGGTCTTCTCCGCGTTCACCGCACTCACCGCCGCCCAGGCCGTCGTCTACCTGCTGGCCGAGTACGCCGACGTCACCGTCAACGGGCAGACCGCCGGCATCCTGCTGGTGCTGGTGTTCGGCGCCAGCACCGACTACGCGCTGCTGCTGATCGCGCGGTACCGGGAGGAGTTGCGCCGGCACGAGGACCGGCACGAGGCGATGGCGTTCGCGCTGCACCGCGCCGGCCCGGCCATCGTCGCCAGCGCCGCCACCGTCGCCGTCGGCATGCTGTGCCTGCTGGCCGCGGAGATGAACTCGACCCGCGGGATGGGCCCGGTGCTGGCGATCGGCATCGCGATCGGGCTGGCGGCGATGATGACGCTGCTGCCGGCGCTGCTCGTCATCACCGGGCGGTGGGTGTTCTGGCCGCTGAAGCCGCGGTTCGGGTCGGCCGAGCCGACGGAGCGCGGGTTCTGGGCGAAGATGGGGCGCGGTATCGCGCGCCGGCCGCGCACCGTGTGGATCGGCACCTCGCTGGCCCTCGGCGCGCTGGCGCTCGGGCTGCTCGGCCTGAACACCGGTGTCATCGAGAACAAGGACGCGTTCGTCGACCGGCCCGCATCCATCACCGGTGAGGAGGCGCTGGCCCGGCACTTCCCGGCCGGCACCGGCAGCCCGGTGATCGTGGTCGCCGACGCCCCGGCGGCCGACGACGTGCGGCAGGCCTTCCAGGACACCGACGGCATCGCCGAGGTGGCCGAGCCGGTGCCGCTCGGCGACCTCGTCTACATGGAGGGCACTCTCGAGGCGGCGCCCGACAGCCCGGCCGCGCAGGACACCGTCGAGGCGGTCCGCGACAGCGTGCACGCCGTCCCCGACGCGAACGCGCTGGTCGGCGGCAACACCGCGATCGCCCTCGACGCCCAGAACGCGGCGTCGCGGGACAGCGTCGTGATCATGCCGCTGGTGCTGGCCGCGGTGTTCGTCATCCTCATGATCCTGCTGCGCGCGTTCGTCGCGCCGCTCATCCTGATCGCCACGGTCGTGCTGTCGTTCGCGGCGGCGCTCGGGCTGAGCTCGCTGATCTTCGAGCACGTGCTGGGCTTCGCCGGCGCCGACACCGCGTTCCCGCTGTTCGTCTTCGTGTTCCTCGTCGCGCTCGGGATCGACTACAACATCTTCCTCATGACCCGCGTCCACGAGGAGGCGCGGCAGCACGGCACCCGGCGCGGCGCCCTCATCGGCCTCGCCGCCACCGGCGGCGTGATCACGTCGGCCGGCCTGGTGCTGGCGGGGACGTTCGCGGTACTGGCGACGCTGCCGGTGGTGGCGTTCGCGGAGATCGGGATCACGGTGGCGCTGGGCGTGCTGCTGGACACGCTGATCGTGCGGTCGATCCTGGTGACGGCGCTCAACCTCGACATCGGGCGGTTCATGTGGTGGCCCAGCGGCCTGTATCGGCGCTCCGAGCCGCC